One Paenibacillus sp. FSL H7-0737 DNA segment encodes these proteins:
- a CDS encoding class I SAM-dependent methyltransferase: MNNKERFSNRVDSYVKYRPSYPKEAIDYLYNTIGLKSNCDIADIGAGTGIFSALLLERGCRVTAVEPNPEMRTAAEEKFAKDNHFRALPGSAEKTELPDQSVDFIVCAQAFHWFDRGAAQLEFKRILKPGGKAVLIWNSRRTYGTPFLEEYEQLVQTFSTDYTQVNHKNITPEILSSFFKAGQMQVAHFSNQQVFDFEGLSGRARSSSYIPAPGDPRYENMMTELRNLFERNKQDDKVFFEYETEVYWGEV, encoded by the coding sequence ATTAATAACAAAGAACGGTTCTCAAATCGGGTAGATTCGTATGTGAAATACCGCCCGAGTTATCCTAAAGAAGCCATTGATTATTTATACAATACGATTGGTTTAAAATCGAATTGTGATATTGCGGATATTGGCGCAGGAACAGGAATATTCTCAGCACTGCTTCTGGAGCGCGGGTGTCGCGTGACTGCCGTTGAACCAAATCCGGAAATGCGTACAGCTGCGGAGGAGAAGTTCGCAAAGGATAACCATTTCCGCGCATTGCCTGGCTCTGCCGAGAAGACAGAATTGCCAGACCAGTCTGTAGACTTTATCGTGTGTGCCCAGGCGTTTCACTGGTTTGATAGGGGTGCAGCGCAATTGGAATTCAAGCGCATTCTTAAACCGGGTGGAAAGGCAGTTCTGATATGGAATTCTCGGCGTACTTACGGTACCCCATTTCTGGAGGAATATGAGCAGCTCGTGCAAACCTTCAGCACCGACTACACTCAAGTTAATCATAAGAATATTACCCCCGAAATCCTTAGCTCCTTTTTTAAGGCAGGGCAGATGCAAGTAGCGCACTTTAGCAATCAGCAGGTGTTTGATTTCGAGGGATTAAGCGGACGGGCGAGATCATCTTCCTACATTCCGGCCCCCGGAGATCCACGTTACGAGAATATGATGACGGAGCTGAGGAACCTATTTGAACGAAATAAACAGGATGATAAAGTGTTTTTTGAATATGAGACCGAGGTCTATTGGGGCGAAGTATAA
- a CDS encoding phosphatidate cytidylyltransferase translates to MDRSLLTVILIFAALSAIHLMYVVIGKLQPSKDYTGIGFRIKTWWGMLFIFCLATLFNPVVSLLALMVLTFFALKEYFSMIKSRKSDRRLFLWAYLSIPLQFYWIYIEWYGMFIVFIPVYVFLLLPLPRLINKGTVGFLRSVSSTQWGLMLMVFGLSHLAYFQFATPEYGAGLVLFLVVLTQLNDVVHYLASLYMGKRKVVPTANPYLTWEGFACAFVVTTGVSYLIYPYLTPLNPIFGFLSGMLISLSGFLGSLTVSVLKRDLLIGDGDKFVALKESYLSRVDSLTYTSPVFFHVIRYFFDFM, encoded by the coding sequence ATCGACCGCTCTCTATTAACGGTAATCCTGATTTTTGCGGCCTTATCGGCCATTCACTTGATGTATGTAGTTATAGGCAAATTACAGCCCAGTAAAGACTATACAGGGATCGGCTTCCGCATCAAAACCTGGTGGGGAATGCTTTTTATCTTTTGTTTGGCTACTCTCTTTAATCCAGTCGTCTCACTATTGGCACTAATGGTACTGACCTTCTTCGCACTCAAAGAATATTTCTCCATGATAAAGTCACGAAAATCCGACCGCAGACTATTTCTGTGGGCGTACTTATCCATTCCTCTACAGTTCTACTGGATTTATATCGAATGGTACGGGATGTTCATTGTGTTTATTCCAGTCTATGTATTCTTACTCCTACCGCTACCTAGGCTCATTAATAAAGGGACAGTTGGCTTCCTGCGTAGTGTTAGTTCAACCCAGTGGGGATTAATGCTGATGGTCTTCGGACTTAGTCACTTAGCTTATTTTCAATTTGCTACACCGGAGTATGGAGCGGGGCTTGTATTATTCCTAGTAGTGCTGACACAGCTGAATGATGTGGTCCACTATCTTGCATCCCTTTATATGGGAAAGCGCAAAGTGGTCCCAACCGCCAACCCGTATTTAACCTGGGAAGGTTTTGCCTGTGCGTTTGTCGTAACAACCGGGGTCTCCTATTTGATCTATCCCTACCTGACGCCGCTCAACCCGATCTTCGGTTTCCTGTCAGGCATGCTAATCAGTTTGAGCGGCTTCTTGGGTAGCTTAACGGTTTCCGTGCTGAAGCGAGATTTGCTCATCGGTGATGGCGATAAATTCGTAGCTTTAAAAGAAAGCTATTTAAGCCGTGTGGATAGCTTGACCTACACCTCGCCGGTCTTTTTCCATGTCATCCGTTATTTCTTCGATTTCATGTAA
- a CDS encoding copper amine oxidase N-terminal domain-containing protein has translation MKTFKVIGAVLAGTLIASNVISAAPIQPAPVKPATNSSVPQDSYGGLKYVLVIDGNGYSPVDVPLYVGSSKEVMIPIRTAAEALGYKLTWTQSLQSLGLEKDSQSMSFQIAKDAYRNGTTILSLGAVPELKNGKTYVPLSFFEKVLKLKVVAGPTGTISINSKEQGNGETASDTIKQGSITSIYKGEKNAEIGLNGYGHGIRLGISDETEIVSADNKKLTFADLQLGMSIEVEHSMVMAMSMPPLAGAIKIVVKEQAPDQQTLGTVGVIEEVTPSDNGTTRVVIKGDKLSDSSFETIVLNTSDTTTILGTKDNQKIAISELKKGDKVYAFYGPMLTKSLPPIGQATKIVVEN, from the coding sequence ATGAAAACATTCAAAGTAATCGGAGCGGTCCTCGCTGGCACGCTCATAGCATCGAACGTCATCTCTGCTGCTCCAATCCAGCCAGCTCCAGTCAAACCAGCGACTAATTCCTCAGTACCGCAGGATTCTTATGGTGGTCTAAAATATGTGCTAGTCATTGATGGTAACGGCTACTCCCCAGTCGATGTTCCGCTATACGTAGGTTCAAGCAAGGAAGTTATGATCCCAATCCGTACAGCAGCTGAAGCGCTTGGATACAAGCTAACATGGACTCAAAGCCTTCAATCGCTAGGTCTTGAGAAAGATAGCCAGTCGATGTCCTTTCAAATTGCAAAAGATGCTTACCGTAATGGTACAACAATTCTTTCGCTGGGTGCTGTACCAGAGCTAAAGAATGGCAAAACCTACGTTCCATTATCATTCTTCGAAAAAGTATTGAAGCTTAAAGTAGTCGCAGGCCCAACTGGAACCATATCGATTAATTCCAAGGAACAAGGCAATGGAGAGACCGCTTCAGACACGATCAAACAAGGATCAATCACTAGTATTTATAAGGGCGAAAAAAATGCTGAAATCGGCCTCAACGGCTATGGTCATGGCATTCGCCTAGGCATTTCTGATGAAACGGAGATCGTATCTGCTGATAATAAGAAGCTAACCTTTGCTGATCTGCAGCTAGGCATGTCCATCGAGGTCGAGCACAGTATGGTCATGGCTATGAGCATGCCGCCATTGGCGGGCGCGATCAAGATTGTTGTGAAAGAACAAGCTCCCGATCAGCAGACCTTGGGAACGGTTGGCGTGATCGAAGAGGTTACTCCTTCAGATAATGGCACGACCCGCGTTGTAATCAAAGGCGATAAGCTCAGTGATTCTTCCTTCGAGACGATTGTTCTAAATACTTCAGATACTACGACTATTCTCGGCACGAAAGACAATCAGAAGATTGCCATAAGTGAGCTGAAAAAAGGTGACAAAGTGTATGCGTTCTACGGTCCGATGTTGACCAAGAGCTTGCCACCTATCGGCCAAGCGACCAAAATCGTTGTAGAAAACTAA
- a CDS encoding uracil-DNA glycosylase family protein has protein sequence MLISNHLQQYKSAMLSLPKGTVLSKDDLQVDKLLMKRSGKLEMYYAPHNEYINPSAKVIIIGLTPGFTQMRIAIQEAVIGLKAGLSDEEVCRKAKEAARFAGSMRSTLIHMLDTLGLHQYLNLTSCDQLFQKQQTNLHTTSLLRFPVFVEKKNYNGAHPKLRSDPFLRECTLLSLEQELGILSQALIIPLGKTVEGMLQLLVSEGKLDDHRCLWGFPHPSGANGHRFKQFASQQEDMTKTLQDHLWNV, from the coding sequence ATGCTCATCTCTAACCATTTACAACAGTATAAATCAGCGATGCTCTCTCTTCCGAAGGGGACCGTGCTATCGAAAGATGATCTGCAGGTGGATAAGCTTCTAATGAAGCGAAGCGGGAAGCTTGAAATGTACTATGCACCGCACAATGAATACATTAATCCATCTGCAAAGGTGATTATTATCGGACTAACGCCCGGGTTTACACAAATGAGAATAGCCATACAAGAAGCAGTTATTGGGTTGAAAGCCGGGCTTTCAGATGAAGAGGTATGCAGAAAAGCAAAAGAAGCGGCGAGGTTCGCAGGCTCCATGAGAAGTACGTTAATTCACATGCTAGATACACTTGGGCTTCATCAGTACTTGAACCTTACCTCTTGTGACCAATTGTTTCAGAAGCAGCAAACGAACCTGCATACCACCTCTTTATTGCGTTTTCCTGTGTTCGTAGAGAAGAAAAATTATAATGGGGCACATCCTAAGCTACGTTCAGATCCGTTCCTTAGAGAATGTACGCTATTGTCGTTAGAGCAGGAGCTGGGCATCCTGAGCCAAGCTTTAATTATTCCTCTAGGAAAAACGGTGGAGGGAATGCTCCAGCTTTTGGTATCTGAGGGTAAGCTCGATGATCACCGCTGTTTATGGGGATTTCCTCATCCTTCTGGAGCGAACGGACATAGATTTAAGCAGTTTGCCAGCCAGCAAGAGGACATGACAAAGACGCTCCAAGATCATTTATGGAACGTCTGA
- a CDS encoding amidohydrolase: MLNASYWLTNIRLEQGYVIEDGQVVGTDTKVCHIRIDGDKISEVVGADVELQSHLPKYDCKGLLMLPSFEEAHIHLDKTYFAGPWKAVKPAAGVFERIEEEKVLLPKLLPMARQQAESILTLIQRFGATHVRSHCNIEPVSGLKRLEATLQALDTFSGKISSEIVAFPQHGLLRSNSVELVKQSLAEGATYVGGVDPYSVDGDIEKSLQTMVELAVMNNAGIDLHLHDGKEAGKQTLSRLADLTEEAGLQGKVTVSHAFWFAGASQQEAEEMAARMASLSMGIASTVPIGRMMMPLPMLHSQGVQVKLATDSLTDHWSPFGNGDQLEKAGRYAELYGCSDEGSLSQSLRFITGGITPLNLKGEQVWPKVGDTASFVLLHASCSAEAVARRADRQAVWFEGRLVSGSL; this comes from the coding sequence ATGTTGAATGCTTCTTACTGGTTAACCAATATAAGATTAGAGCAGGGTTATGTTATTGAGGATGGACAAGTGGTTGGTACAGATACGAAGGTTTGTCATATCCGAATTGACGGGGATAAGATTTCGGAAGTGGTTGGAGCGGACGTAGAGCTTCAGAGTCATCTACCTAAATATGACTGCAAAGGGTTATTGATGCTTCCTTCCTTTGAGGAGGCGCATATCCATTTAGATAAAACATATTTCGCTGGACCATGGAAAGCGGTAAAGCCTGCTGCCGGTGTCTTCGAACGCATTGAGGAAGAGAAGGTATTATTGCCTAAGCTGCTGCCTATGGCGAGACAACAAGCGGAGAGCATCTTGACGCTTATACAGCGTTTCGGTGCTACACATGTGCGTAGTCATTGTAATATTGAGCCTGTCAGCGGTCTGAAGCGTTTAGAGGCAACCCTGCAAGCATTGGATACCTTCTCGGGCAAAATTTCATCTGAAATTGTAGCCTTTCCGCAGCATGGTCTGCTTCGCTCTAATTCTGTTGAATTAGTAAAGCAATCCCTGGCAGAGGGGGCAACCTATGTAGGTGGTGTCGATCCATACTCAGTGGATGGAGATATCGAGAAGTCACTCCAGACCATGGTCGAGCTAGCGGTAATGAATAATGCTGGCATTGATCTTCACTTACATGATGGAAAAGAAGCAGGAAAGCAGACGCTATCGCGTTTGGCTGATCTCACAGAAGAAGCTGGCTTACAGGGCAAGGTGACCGTTAGTCACGCATTCTGGTTCGCAGGTGCATCGCAGCAGGAAGCAGAGGAAATGGCTGCACGGATGGCATCACTTAGTATGGGTATTGCATCCACAGTACCTATTGGAAGAATGATGATGCCACTACCGATGCTGCACAGCCAAGGTGTACAAGTGAAACTGGCAACAGACAGCCTTACGGATCACTGGTCTCCTTTTGGAAATGGAGATCAATTGGAGAAGGCGGGACGGTACGCAGAGTTATATGGGTGTAGTGATGAAGGGTCATTATCGCAATCCCTTAGATTCATAACAGGAGGGATAACGCCTCTTAATCTAAAAGGTGAACAGGTATGGCCAAAAGTAGGAGACACGGCAAGCTTTGTGCTGCTGCATGCCAGCTGCTCGGCCGAAGCAGTAGCAAGAAGAGCGGACCGTCAAGCGGTATGGTTCGAAGGGCGTCTCGTGAGTGGATCATTATAG